From a single Brassica rapa cultivar Chiifu-401-42 chromosome A01, CAAS_Brap_v3.01, whole genome shotgun sequence genomic region:
- the LOC103848319 gene encoding probable disease resistance protein At4g33300, translated as MDVTDFFTGEIATELLKQLVLISAKAWKYKSIADRLIILIETIQPTIHEIQYSGVELPPHRQAQIGMLAGTLEKGKKLTERVLSSRRWNMYRQFTLAKKMEKLEKTISDFMKNQILTHILADVHQHRANADVRFDRVERSLTGLEEQLGSMKIGGGGMITDAMKIAEATMEIETSSDDEKFGVGLEMGKRKVKKMMFNAEGGLFGISGMGGVGKTTLARDLEHDNEVRCYFENRILFLTVSQSPILDELRTRIWGFLTGCESVNNVPDWNLQYNGGVKTKKLVILDDVWTRKALDSLTSNLPSCTILVVSRSKLADPNATYDVEVLREDEAISLFCLCAFGQKTIPPGFDKDLVKKVAGECKGLPLALKVTGASLKDRPEMYWQGALQRLSKGEPADETHETRLLLHMEASLTGLDETARECFLDLGAFPEDRKIPVDILINMWIEVHDLDEAVAFATLVDLSHKNLLTLGKDPRLGSTYASYYDVFVTQHDVLRDLALHLSNKGKINRRKRLLMPKREKELPKTWGKNCDEEYNAEIVSIHTWEMDDMDWSDFDMDFPKAEVLLLNFSSDKYVLPPFLSKMTRLKVLVIINNGMSPAILRDFSMFANLSKLRSLWLERVHVPELYNTTIPMKHLHKMSLILCKINNSFDQTGVDVSSIFPKLGDLTIDHCDDLVTLPSSICKMTSLNSLSITNCPRLGELPKNLSKLLALELLRLYACPELKALPDEICELPQLKYLDISQCVSMSCLPEDIGKLKTLEKIDMRECYISGRVKSAVSLESLRHVICDKDVAFIWEEVERAVPGLKVEAAEKCFSLDWLDE; from the exons ATGGACGTCACCGATTTTTTCACCGGCGAAATAGCGACGGAGCTACTAAAACAGCTCGTTCTGATCTCCGCCAAAGCGTGGAAATACAAAAGCATCGCCGACAGGCTCATCATCTTGATCGAGACCATCCAGCCCACGATCCACGAGATCCAGTACAGCGGCGTGGAGCTCCCTCCACACCGCCAAGCTCAAATCGGTATGCTCGCTGGTACCTTAGAGAAAGGCAAGAAACTCACGGAGAGAGTCTTGAGCTCTCGTCGATGGAACATGTATCGACAGTTCACACTAGcgaagaagatggagaagctGGAGAAGACGATATCTGATTTTATGAAGAATCAGATATTGACTCATATCTTAGCCGATGTTCATCAGCACCGTGCTAACGCCGATGTGAGGTTTGATAGAGTTGAGAGGAGCCTCACTGGCCTCGAGGAGCAGTTGGGTTCGATGAAGATCGGAGGAGGAGGGATGATAACAGATGCGATGAAGATAGCTGAGGCTACGATGGAGATTGAGACGAGCAGTGACGATGAGAAGTTTGGGGTTGGGTTGGAGATGGGAAAGAGGAaggtgaagaagatgatgttcAACGCTGAAGGAGGGCTTTTTGGGATTAGTGGCATGGGTGGTGTCGGTAAGACAACTCTTGCTAGAGACCTTGAACATGACAACGAAGTCCGAT GTTACTTCGAGAACAGGATTTTGTTTCTGACTGTATCACAATCCCCGATTCTTGACGAGCTGAGAACACGTATATGGGGGTTTTTAACTGGTTGTGAAAGTGTAAATAATGTTCCGGACTGGAATTTACAGTATAACGGTGGGGTTAAAACAAAGAAGCTGGTGATTCTTGATGATGTTTGGACAAGAAAAGCTTTGGACAGCTTGACTTCTAACCTTCCTAGTTGCACAATTCTTGTTGTTTCACGGTCCAAACTTGCAGATCCTAATGCTACTTATGATGTGGAAGTACTAAGGGAAGATGAAGCTATCTCTCTCTTCTGTCTCTGTGCGTTTGGTCAGAAAACTATCCCTCCTGGTTTCGACAAAGACCTTGTTAAGAAG GTTGCTGGTGAGTGTAAAGGTCTACCTTTGGCTCTCAAAGTTACGGGCGCTTCACTAAAAGACCGCCCTGAAATGTATTGGCAGGGCGCATTGCAGAGGTTATCAAAAGGTGAACCTGCTGATGAAACTCACGAGACTAGATTGCTTCTTCACATGGAAGCTAGTCTAACAGGTCTAGACGAGACAGCCAGAGAGTGTTTCTTGGATCTTGGTGCATTCCCTGAAGACAGGAAGATTCCTGTTGATATTCTCATCAACATGTGGATTGAAGTACATGATCTAGACGAGGCAGTTGCTTTTGCCACTCTTGTTGATTTGTCACACAAGAATCTCCTTACTCTTGGGAAAGATCCACG GCTTGGTTCTACGTATGCAAGCTACTATGATGTATTTGTGACACAGCATGATGTTCTGCGAGACTTGGCACTTCATTTATCCAACAAAGGGAAAATAAACAGAAGAAAGCGATTGCTGATGccgaaaagagagaaagagctTCCAAAAACATGGGGAAAGAACTGTGATGAGGAATACAATGCTGAGATAGTCTCTATTCATACAT GGGAAATGGATGACATGGACTGGTCTGACTTTGACATGGACTTCCCTAAGGCAGAGGTTCTGTTGCTGAATTTCTCTTCAGACAAGTATGTTTTGCCTCCTTTCCTCAGCAAGATGACCCGGCTTAAGGTCCTGGTGATCATCAACAACGGCATGTCCCCTGCGATTCTCCGTGACTTTTCAATGTTTGCCAACTTGTCGAAACTAAGGAGTCTCTGGCTCGAGAGAGTTCACGTCCCTGAGCTCTACAACACAACAATCCCCATGAAACATCTCCACAAGATGTCTCTGATTCTCTGCAAGATCAATAACAGTTTTGATCAGACCGGAGTTGACGTCTCCAGTATCTTCCCAAAGCTGGGAGATCTGACGATAGATCACTGTGATGATCTCGTGACACTGCCTTCAAGCATTTGCAAAATGACCTCTCTTAACTCATTAAGCATAACAAACTGTCCACGCCTCGGTGAATTGCCTAAGAACCTCAGCAAGCTACTAGCTCTTGAGCTTCTGAGGCTATATGCTTGCCCCGAGCTAAAGGCGTTGCCTGATGAAATCTGTGAGCTTCCTCAGCTTAAATACCTCGACATCTCACAATGCGTCAGCATGAGTTGTCTTCCGGAGGATATAGGGAAGCTGAAGACGCTTGAGAAGATCGACATGAGGGAATGCTATATCTCTGGTAGAGTGAAGTCGGCCGTTTCGTTGGAGTCTCTACGCCATGTGATTTGCGATAAGGACGTTGCGTTTATATGGGAAGAAGTTGAGAGGGCTGTCCCAGGGTTAAAGGTTGAAGCTGCTGAGAAATGTTTCAGTTTAGATTGGCTCGACGAGTAA
- the LOC103848411 gene encoding cell division cycle 20.1, cofactor of APC complex, producing the protein MDAGMNTSTHLKAQARCPLQEHFLPRKSSKENLDRFIPNRSAMDFDYAHYALTEGRNGKDQVTAAVSSPSREAYRKQLAETMNLNHTRILAFRNKPQAPVELLPTDHSASLLHQQPKSVKPRRYIPQTSERTLDAPDIVDDFYLNLLDWGSANVLAIALGHTVYLWDASSGSTSELVTIDEEKGPVTSINWAPDGRHVALGLNNSEVQLWDSGSNRQLRTLKGCHQSRVGSLAWNNHILTTGGMDGQIVNNDVRIRSHVVETYRGHTQEVCGLKWSGSGQQLASGGNDNVVHIWDRSAASSNSTTQYLHRLEEHTSAVKALAWCPFQANLLATGGGGGDRTIKFWNTHTGACLNSVDTGSQVCSLLWSKNERELLSSHGFTQNQLTLWKYPSMVKMAELTGHTSRVLYMAQSPDGCTVASAAGDETLRFWNVFGVPETAKKAAPKATHEPFSHVNRIR; encoded by the exons ATGGATGCAGGTATGAACACATCTACGCACTTGAAGGCTCAAGCTCGGTGCCCACTTCAAGAACACTTCCTTCCCCGGAAGAGTTCCAAGGAAAAC CTTGACAGATTCATTCCCAACAGATCAGCCATGGACTTCGACTATGCTCACTACGCTCTTACCGAAGGTAGGAACGGGAAAGATCAGGTAACAGCAGCGGTAAGCTCACCGTCCAGAGAGGCCTACAGGAAGCAACTCGCTGAGACGATGAACCTGAACCACACTCGGATTCTCGCCTTCAGAAACAAACCTCAAGCTCCAGTCGAGTTGCTTCCTACAGACCACTCTGCTTCTCTTCTTCACCAACAGCCCAAATCCGTTAAGCCTCGCAGATACATTCCTCAG ACTTCTGAGAGAACATTGGATGCACCTGACATTGTGGACGACTTCTACCTCAACTTGCTTGACTGGGGCAGTGCTAATGTCCTTGCCATTGCGTTGGGACACACTGTTTATCTGTGGGATGCTTCCAGCGGGTCCACTTCTGAGCTTGTCACCATTGATGAGGAGAAAGGACCTGTCACGAGTATCAACTGGGCACCTGATGGTCGTCATGTCGCACTTGGACTCAACAACTCCGAAGTGCAGCTGTGGGATTCTGGATCCAACCGTCAA CTGAGGACATTGAAGGGTTGCCACCAGTCTAGAGTAGGATCATTGGCGTGGAATAATCACATCCTGACGACGGGAGGGATGGATGGACAGATCGTCAACAACGACGTGCGAATCAGATCACACGTTGTGGAAACTTACAGAGGTCACACTCAAGAGGTCTGCGGGCTAAAGTGGTCAGGATCCGGACAGCAACTAGCGAGTGGTGGCAACGACAATGTTGTACACATATGGGATCGTTCAGCCGCCTCTTCAAACTCGACCACTCAGTATTTGCACAGGCTCGAAGAACATACGTCTGCAGTTAAAGCCCTTGCGTGGTGCCCTTTCCAAGCGAATCTGCTTGCtactggtggtggtggaggagatagGACGATAAAGTTCTGGAACACTCACACAGGAGCTTGCTTGAATTCAGTTGACACCGGCTCCCAAGTTTGTTCGTTGCTGTGGAGCAAGAACGAAAGAGAGTTGCTTAGCTCACACGGGTTTACACAGAACCAGCTTACGTTGTGGAAGTACCCATCTATGGTGAAAATGGCTGAGCTCACTGGTCATACATCAAGAGTTCTATACATGGCCCAG AGCCCAGATGGTTGTACCGTGGCTTCAGCAGCAGGAGATGAAACTCTGAGATTCTGGAATGTTTTCGGAGTACCAGAGACGGCCAAAAAAGCAGCTCCAAAAGCAACTCATGAGCCGTTTTCTCATGTGAACCGTATTCGCTGA
- the LOC103848502 gene encoding eukaryotic translation initiation factor 3 subunit K produces MGKEMESPKEQSSYTVEQLVAVNPFNPEILPDLENYVNEQVTSQTYSLDANLCLLRLYQFEPERMNTHIVARILLKALMAMPAPDFSLCLFLIPERVQMEEQFKTLIVLSHYLETGRFQQFWDEAAKNRHILESVPGFEQAIQAYASHLLSLSYQKVPRSVLAEAVNMDGASLDKFIEHQVANSGWIVAKEDGSIVLPQNEFNRPELKKNPGENVSLEHIARIFPILG; encoded by the exons ATGGGAAAAGAGATGGAGTCGCCGAAGGAGCAGAGCTCGTACACCGTTGAGCAGCTCGTCGCCGTCAATCCCTTCAACCCCGAAATCTTACCCGATCTCGAAAACTACGTCAACGAGCAG GTTACATCGCAAACGTATAGCCTGGATGCGAATCTATGCTTGCTTCGTCTCTATCAG TTTGAGCCTGAGCGCATGAACACTCACATCGTGGCTCGAATCTTGCTCAAG gctCTTATGGCTATGCCAGCTCCAGACTTCAGCCTTTGCCTCTTCTTGATTCCAGAAAGAGTG CAAATGGAGGAGCAGTTCAAGACGCTTATTGTTCTCTCACACTACCTTGAG ACTGGGAGGTTCCAACAGTTCTGGGATGAAGCTGCCAAGAACCGTCACATTCTTGAGAGTGTTCCAG GTTTTGAGCAAGCTATCCAAGCGTATGCAAGTCACCTTCTTAGCTTAAGCTACCAAAAGGTTCCAAGATCTGTGCTTGCCGAG GCTGTCAACATGGATGGTGCATCTCTAGACAAGTTCATTGAACACCAAGTGGCTAACAGTGGATGGATTGTAGCGAAGGAAGATGGAAGTATCGTCTTACCACAGAACGAATTTAACCGTCCGGAGCTGAAGAAAAATCCAGGTGAGAATGTTTCCTTGGAACACATTGCCCGCATCTTCCCCATCCTTGGTTGA